One window of Thermacetogenium phaeum DSM 12270 genomic DNA carries:
- the cpaB gene encoding Flp pilus assembly protein CpaB encodes MRPRMMIALAVVLAAIATGACYLYLQQAVEGVAADEEYASVVVARTAIQARTPIEREMVEQVKLPASAVHPHSLRKLDDVIGKVALEPLVAGEQVLSDRLVAQGDAKSGLPYRIPPGKRAVTVPVDEVVAVGWQLRPGDHVDVLGTVEVPGKEGRVTVVALQNVEVLAVGKEIEPERDGKQSEVKTVTLAVTLAEARLLVLAGEEGVIRLALRNPVDHEKTAVPPCEIKDLLAAGAAAAAVGAGGSR; translated from the coding sequence GTGCGTCCCAGGATGATGATCGCCCTGGCCGTGGTTCTTGCCGCTATAGCTACTGGGGCATGCTATCTCTACCTGCAGCAGGCAGTGGAGGGAGTGGCTGCTGATGAGGAATATGCTTCCGTTGTTGTTGCCAGGACGGCCATCCAGGCCAGGACCCCGATAGAGAGGGAGATGGTGGAGCAGGTGAAACTGCCCGCCTCCGCCGTCCACCCCCATTCCCTGCGTAAACTCGATGATGTGATCGGTAAAGTGGCGCTGGAGCCCTTGGTGGCCGGGGAGCAGGTGCTGAGCGACCGGCTGGTGGCGCAGGGGGATGCTAAGTCGGGACTGCCTTACCGCATTCCGCCCGGCAAGAGGGCGGTGACGGTGCCGGTGGATGAGGTGGTTGCGGTCGGCTGGCAGCTGCGGCCGGGAGACCACGTAGACGTTTTAGGGACGGTGGAGGTACCCGGGAAGGAGGGCCGGGTGACCGTAGTGGCCCTTCAGAATGTGGAGGTCCTGGCCGTCGGGAAGGAAATAGAACCCGAGCGAGATGGGAAGCAGAGTGAAGTGAAAACGGTAACCCTGGCCGTGACCCTGGCCGAGGCGCGGCTGCTGGTGCTCGCCGGTGAGGAAGGCGTGATCAGGCTGGCCCTGCGCAACCCGGTGGACCATGAAAAAACGGCTGTTCCACCTTGCGAGATCAAGGATCTGCTGGCTGCCGGCGCAGCCGCAGCAGCGGTCGGTGCCGGGGGTTCCCGATGA
- a CDS encoding CpaF family protein, with translation MIALSLLKRLQEERPERPGPLQEAAAAGGPRQDNLWDLKFALHQRVVEELKQLRKFDAGGTEERRQAEPRIREIVEGYLSEKGLLLTRGDQQRLFQELLDEVFDFGPISPLLRDPTISEVMVNGPSQVYVERNGVLEYTGVRFRDDDHVLRVIEKMVAPLGRRIDESSPMVDARLPDGSRVNAIIPPLALNGPTLTIRKFSKDPYQIADLIRFGTLSGEMAKFIEACVKARLNIVVSGGTGSGKTTTLNVLSSFIPDGERIVTIEDAAELQLRQEHWVRLETRPPNIEGKGAVTIRDLVRNALRMRPDRIIVGEVRSGEALDMLQAMNTGHDGSLTTGHANSPRDMLARLETMVMMAGMELPVRAIREQIASALDLIIHQNRLRDGSRRITHITEVQGMEGDTIVLQDLFVFEQTGLERRGQVLGRFRSTGIRPKFMWKFQAAGIVLPDEIFLKSGV, from the coding sequence GTGATTGCTTTGTCGCTTTTGAAGAGATTGCAGGAAGAAAGGCCGGAACGGCCGGGACCTCTACAAGAAGCGGCCGCAGCCGGTGGGCCGCGGCAGGATAACCTCTGGGATTTAAAGTTTGCCCTGCATCAGAGGGTCGTGGAGGAGCTGAAGCAACTTCGCAAGTTCGATGCAGGGGGAACGGAAGAGCGCCGTCAGGCTGAGCCCAGAATCCGGGAGATCGTCGAAGGTTACCTGTCGGAGAAGGGGCTCCTCCTGACGCGCGGTGATCAGCAGCGCCTTTTCCAGGAGCTGCTGGACGAGGTTTTCGACTTTGGGCCGATCAGTCCTCTCTTGCGTGACCCGACCATTTCTGAAGTGATGGTTAACGGCCCTTCGCAGGTGTACGTGGAACGAAATGGAGTGCTGGAGTATACCGGTGTGCGCTTCCGGGATGACGACCACGTGCTGCGGGTGATCGAAAAGATGGTGGCACCGCTCGGCCGCAGGATCGATGAGTCTTCCCCGATGGTTGATGCCCGTCTCCCCGACGGTTCACGGGTGAACGCCATCATTCCGCCCCTTGCTCTCAACGGCCCCACCTTGACAATCAGGAAGTTCAGCAAAGACCCCTATCAGATCGCCGACCTCATCCGCTTCGGGACGTTGAGCGGGGAGATGGCGAAGTTTATCGAGGCCTGTGTGAAGGCGCGCCTCAATATCGTCGTCTCCGGTGGAACCGGATCGGGGAAGACCACAACCCTGAACGTGCTCTCCTCCTTCATTCCGGATGGGGAGCGGATCGTTACCATTGAAGATGCTGCAGAGCTGCAGCTGCGGCAGGAGCACTGGGTGCGCCTGGAAACACGCCCCCCCAATATTGAGGGCAAGGGGGCCGTCACCATCAGGGACCTGGTGCGCAATGCCTTGAGGATGCGGCCGGACCGGATCATCGTCGGAGAGGTGCGCAGCGGTGAGGCTCTGGACATGCTCCAGGCGATGAATACCGGGCATGACGGCTCTCTGACCACTGGCCATGCTAATTCCCCCCGGGACATGCTGGCCCGGCTGGAAACGATGGTCATGATGGCCGGAATGGAACTTCCGGTGCGGGCGATCAGGGAACAGATCGCCTCTGCCCTCGACCTGATCATCCATCAAAACCGCCTGCGGGACGGCAGCAGAAGGATCACCCACATCACCGAGGTCCAGGGAATGGAGGGGGACACCATCGTCCTCCAGGATCTCTTCGTCTTTGAGCAGACAGGTCTGGAGAGACGGGGGCAGGTTCTGGGGAGGTTCCGGAGCACGGGGATAAGGCCGAAGTTTATGTGGAAATTCCAGGCTGCCGGGATCGTGCTTCCCGACGAGATCTTCTTAAAGAGCGGGGTGTGA
- a CDS encoding type II secretion system F family protein, with the protein MYTVLVLTFAATFLFVLGVCALLSGNYTLVAERLARCTSRRRPAVSGAERREGGAFGRRLLRRGGRIFAPLKIGERLEEKLARADIPLRGEEFLFLVVLLALGVPLLLFFLGANLRLAVAGGLVSSLLPWIYAERRRQKRLHLLSDQLADSLTVMANALRAGHSFLQAMEMVAGETAPPLAEEYGRALREMQLGTSAEAALNNLSKRVGSDDLDLMITALLIQRQVGGNLSEVLDKIAETIRERVRIKGEIRTLTAQGRLSGLIIGLLPLVLLGLLFVINPVYVATLFSDPLGILLVGSAALGEVLGIAIIRRIVDIRV; encoded by the coding sequence ATGTACACCGTTCTGGTTCTGACCTTTGCTGCGACTTTCCTTTTTGTCCTGGGAGTCTGCGCCCTGCTTTCGGGGAACTACACCCTCGTTGCAGAGCGCCTGGCCCGCTGTACTTCCCGCAGAAGGCCGGCAGTAAGTGGGGCGGAGCGGCGGGAGGGCGGAGCTTTCGGCCGCCGGTTGCTGCGCCGCGGAGGAAGAATTTTTGCTCCTCTGAAGATCGGTGAAAGACTGGAGGAAAAGCTCGCCCGGGCCGACATCCCCCTGCGGGGGGAGGAGTTTCTTTTCCTGGTTGTGCTCCTCGCATTAGGGGTTCCTTTGCTCCTCTTCTTTTTAGGTGCGAACCTGCGGCTGGCAGTTGCAGGTGGGCTGGTCTCCTCTCTGCTCCCCTGGATTTACGCCGAGCGGCGGCGGCAGAAGCGCCTGCACCTTCTGAGCGACCAGCTTGCCGATTCCCTCACGGTTATGGCCAACGCCCTTAGGGCCGGCCACAGCTTCCTGCAGGCCATGGAGATGGTAGCCGGGGAAACAGCGCCCCCACTGGCAGAAGAATACGGAAGAGCCTTACGGGAGATGCAGCTCGGTACCTCCGCAGAGGCGGCCTTGAACAATCTCTCCAAGCGGGTGGGGAGCGATGATCTCGACCTAATGATTACCGCCTTGCTGATCCAGCGCCAGGTAGGGGGGAACCTCTCCGAGGTGTTGGACAAGATTGCGGAGACCATCAGGGAAAGGGTGCGCATCAAAGGGGAGATCAGAACCCTCACAGCCCAGGGGAGGCTGTCGGGGCTGATCATCGGCCTGCTGCCCCTGGTCTTGCTGGGGCTTCTCTTCGTCATCAACCCGGTTTACGTCGCTACTCTTTTTAGCGATCCCCTGGGAATCCTGCTGGTGGGTAGCGCGGCCTTAGGCGAGGTTCTGGGTATCGCGATCATCAGGCGGATTGTGGACATCCGTGTCTAG
- a CDS encoding pilus assembly protein TadG-related protein, translating to MTVDGPPAAGHRRRGRGATGRGNLNIIKILSGERGTALVLVALALVVILGCASLVTDIGLVYSTRTRLINTADAAALAGVQELPGDPERAREVAEEYAAANGISPEELVVEVAADRRSLTVRPHRQVQFLFARVLGFTGQDVEAAATAVVAPLTGASGVVPFSIEEQELEFGREYVLKEGAGNGPAQDGDDGKKHGWYGALDLDNSPGGGADDYREQVKNGYPGLLRVGDRVLTEAGNMSGPTTEAVNYRIGRCREGCTFENAQRGCPRVVIVPVVRVVEWDGNHPKEVEIRGFAAFFLEGVGGQGKDNYVVGRFIRTVASGELAEEGQEEQDYGLYGVRLVR from the coding sequence TTGACGGTTGATGGACCGCCGGCAGCCGGCCACCGGAGAAGGGGCAGGGGAGCCACAGGGCGGGGAAACCTTAACATAATCAAAATTCTCTCCGGAGAAAGGGGTACCGCCCTGGTGCTGGTGGCCTTAGCCCTGGTGGTCATCCTGGGCTGCGCCTCCCTGGTTACGGACATCGGATTGGTCTACTCCACCAGGACGCGCCTGATCAACACCGCCGATGCCGCCGCTTTGGCCGGTGTGCAGGAACTCCCTGGGGACCCCGAACGGGCGCGGGAGGTGGCGGAGGAATATGCCGCTGCCAACGGTATTTCCCCGGAGGAACTGGTTGTGGAGGTGGCGGCGGATCGGCGCTCGCTCACGGTGCGGCCGCATCGCCAGGTGCAGTTTCTTTTTGCCCGGGTTCTGGGGTTCACCGGTCAGGATGTGGAGGCTGCGGCCACTGCTGTGGTGGCACCCCTGACCGGGGCCTCGGGGGTGGTGCCCTTCAGCATCGAAGAGCAGGAGCTGGAATTCGGCCGGGAATACGTTTTAAAAGAGGGAGCGGGGAACGGTCCCGCCCAGGATGGGGATGACGGAAAAAAGCACGGCTGGTACGGAGCCCTTGATCTCGATAACAGCCCCGGGGGTGGGGCCGACGACTATAGGGAACAGGTGAAGAACGGCTACCCGGGTCTGCTCCGCGTTGGTGACAGGGTACTCACCGAGGCGGGAAACATGTCGGGCCCCACGACAGAAGCGGTCAACTACCGCATCGGGCGGTGCAGGGAAGGCTGCACCTTCGAGAACGCCCAGAGGGGTTGCCCGCGGGTGGTGATCGTACCCGTTGTCCGGGTGGTGGAATGGGATGGGAACCACCCTAAAGAGGTGGAGATCCGCGGATTTGCGGCCTTCTTCCTGGAAGGGGTAGGCGGCCAGGGCAAGGATAACTATGTTGTTGGACGTTTTATCAGGACCGTCGCCTCCGGGGAGTTAGCAGAAGAAGGACAGGAGGAGCAGGACTACGGGCTTTACGGCGTTAGGCTGGTTCGTTAG
- a CDS encoding AAA family ATPase — translation MRALEEAKRKRIRVLIVDDVPETCENIRCLLHFEPGVEVVGEARDGEEAVNKAEKLRPDVVLMDINMPVMDGIAATEAISCRVPGSSVIIMSVQGEQEYLRQAMIAGARDYVVKPFTSDELTAAIYRVYELDQRRLDRVQNLHAGSFGQPRGQVITVFSTKGGVGKTTLAVNLGVCLSHLFGFSVALIDLDLQFGDVAVLLDLTPRRSIADLAADFNQLDEELLEATLARHSSGLRVLAAPPRPEYAEMVSPPLVEKVIKLLSNRYDYILVDTPGSFTDAGMVALDYAHQILLVLSLDLPTLKNIKLGLEVLDSLHHKDKVRAILNRSNMELGIGPGDVEKSLGISLAAQIPSDGRVVVEAVNVGRPFVLSHPKSRVAESLRQLAGELARTNSQVQQEKKKKGLLRSFNPLSALQDG, via the coding sequence GTGAGAGCTTTGGAAGAGGCGAAGAGGAAAAGGATCCGGGTTCTCATCGTCGATGACGTGCCGGAAACCTGTGAGAATATCCGGTGCCTGCTGCACTTCGAGCCGGGCGTCGAGGTGGTGGGGGAGGCCCGGGACGGGGAGGAGGCCGTCAACAAGGCGGAAAAACTGCGGCCGGATGTCGTTCTGATGGACATCAACATGCCGGTGATGGACGGTATTGCCGCCACCGAGGCGATTTCCTGCCGCGTTCCGGGCAGTTCCGTTATTATCATGTCCGTTCAGGGGGAGCAGGAATACCTGCGCCAGGCCATGATTGCCGGAGCCAGGGACTACGTCGTCAAGCCCTTTACCAGTGATGAGCTGACCGCCGCCATCTACCGCGTCTACGAACTGGATCAGAGGCGGCTGGATAGGGTGCAGAATCTCCACGCCGGGAGCTTCGGCCAACCGCGGGGGCAGGTGATCACCGTTTTCAGCACCAAAGGAGGGGTGGGCAAGACGACTCTGGCGGTGAACCTGGGGGTCTGCCTGTCTCATCTGTTCGGGTTTTCGGTGGCCCTGATCGACCTCGACCTGCAGTTCGGGGACGTGGCAGTGCTGCTCGATCTCACGCCCCGTCGCTCGATCGCCGATTTGGCTGCTGACTTTAACCAGCTGGATGAGGAGCTCCTGGAGGCGACTCTGGCACGCCATTCTTCAGGGTTGCGCGTCCTGGCCGCTCCGCCGCGCCCCGAGTATGCTGAAATGGTGAGCCCGCCTCTGGTGGAAAAGGTGATTAAACTCCTCTCCAACCGCTACGACTATATTCTGGTGGACACCCCGGGGAGCTTCACAGATGCCGGTATGGTCGCCCTAGACTATGCCCACCAGATTCTGCTGGTTCTTTCCCTCGATCTGCCTACCCTCAAAAACATCAAGCTCGGCTTGGAGGTTCTTGACTCCCTGCACCATAAGGATAAAGTCAGGGCAATTCTCAACAGGTCGAATATGGAGTTGGGGATCGGGCCGGGGGATGTGGAGAAGAGCCTGGGGATTTCCCTGGCGGCTCAGATTCCCAGCGACGGACGCGTCGTTGTGGAGGCGGTTAATGTGGGAAGGCCCTTCGTCCTCAGCCACCCTAAGAGCCGGGTTGCGGAAAGCCTGCGGCAGCTTGCCGGGGAACTGGCACGGACTAATTCGCAGGTGCAGCAGGAGAAGAAGAAAAAAGGGCTTTTGCGGTCATTTAATCCTCTGAGCGCCTTACAGGATGGGTGA